CAGCAGCGCTTCCATGCCCAGCAAGCGACCGCTGCGCAGGCATAGCTTGGGCTGGTAGAACACGTCCAGCTCGTTCTGGGTCAAGGCGCGACGCAGGTTGTTCTCTACGAACAGCTTGTAGCTGGCCTCGGCGTTCAGCGCTTCGGTGAACACTTGTACCTGGTGTTTGCCGTTGGCCTTGGCTTTGTGCAGCGCCAGGCCGGCGTTACGCATCAGGGTTTGCGGGTCGCGGCCATGCAGGGGGGCGCATGCCAGGCCCACGGAACCGGTGACGCTGATCAATTGGTTGTCGACGAACATCGGTTTATCCAGGGTTGCCAGCAACTGGCTGGCGACCTGCTGGCCGCTTTCCAGGTCGGTGTCGTCGAGCAGTACCGCAAACTCGTTGCTGGCAAAGCGCGCCAGGCTGCCGCCGGTACTCAGGCTGTTGCGCAGGCGCCGGGCCAGGCTGATCAGCAGCTTGTCGCCGGTCTGGTGGCCGAGGCTGTCGTTGATGCGCTTGAAGTTGTCGATGTCCACCAGCAGCAGGCTGATCGGGGTGTCACTGTCGCGGGCAAAGCGCTCGTCGAGGTTGCGGATAAACGCCGGGCGGTTGCCCAGGTTGGTCAGGTTGTCGGTATAGGCCAGGCGCTCGATGCGCTGCTGGGCCAGCTTGGTCTGGGTGATGTCTTCGTAGATACCGATGTAGTGCGTCAGCTCACGGTTGTCGCCATACACCTTGGAGATCGACAGCTGGCCCCAGTAGGGTTCGAGGTTTTTACGCCGGCTTTTGAATTCACCCTGCCAACTGTTGCTTTTGGCCAGGCTCGACGGCGCGTCAAACAGCAACTCGCTGAGGTTCTCCAGCGCGGGTAATTGCGCCAGGCGATGGCCGTGGACTTCTTCGGCGCTGTACTGGGTGATCGCGGTAAAACTTGGGTTGACGTACTCCACAACGCCGTCGCAGTTGACCAGCAAAAACGCGTTGGCGCTTTGCTCCACCGCGCGCTGGAACAGATGCAGGGCGCTGGTGGCGGTGCGGCGGTTGTGGTTGTTGATCACTTGCGCGAACTGGTCGGCCAACTCACCGGCGAAGGCAATCTCATCGGCCTGCCACACGCGCGAGCTGCCGCCTTGTTCCAGGCATAGCACGCCGACCACCTGGCCATCGACGCGGATGCTCGCATCCAGCATGGCGTGGATGTCTTTGGCGCGCAGGTTCTCGGCCATCTCACGGGTGCGCGGGTCGCGCATGGCATTGTTGGCGTCGATGGCGCGGCTGGTGTGCAAGGCTTCCAGATAATCCGGGAAGCAGCCGGCATCAATGGGGTCCGGCAGATGGTACTGCTGGTCGGCGCGGTGATAGGCCGAAATCGGCGTCAGGCGCTGGCCTTCGAGATTCCAGAGGCTTGCGCAATCGATCTGGTAGATATCGCAGGCGCTACGGGTGATCAGCTCGGCGGCTTCCTGCAGCGAGTTGTTGGCGGTGTAGCGCTGGCGGGCCAGCAGCAGGATCAACTCTTGCTGGGCGCGCACCCGTTCCAGATGCTGCAGCTGTTCCTGCTGGGCACGCTGGTTGAGTTCGAGGGCGATCTGCAGGCGGTTGTTCTGGCTTTCCAGGTCCTGCGTCGGGGCAGGCAAGGGGATTTCGCTGAACAGGCCGTCGACCACCATCAGGTAGCCGCGCAGCAGATGGCGATTGTGTTGTTTATAGGCCTCGCCCATTTCGAGCAGGCTCAGGGGGCCGTCGTTGGTGTGCAAGGTGTAGCGCACCAGGTAATGCGGGCTTTGGCTCAGTTGCTGTTGAATGGTGTCGTGCAGTTGATAGCGCGCCTGGGGTTCCATCAGGCTGGCGTAGGGTGTGCCGATCAGGGCGCACAGCTCGACCGCCGACAGGCCGAATTGGCGCTCGCAGTTGGGGTCGAGGTACAGCAGGGCCCAGCTTGCCTCATTAAGCCGCTCGAAACGCAGCATACCGAGGCGCGAAGGCACCGGTAACTGCGTCACTACCTCGGCCGCCATACGGGCGACATCGGGTTGGCTTTTCATGGGGGGAACTCACTTGAAGTAACGCGCACGGCGCCGGGCTCACGCCCTCTTTTCTGCTGCCTGCGGCAAGGTTGCATCATGCAGCGCGGGCTGACAAGAGAGGATGAAGGCTAAGTGCTATAAGGGGGGTATCGGCCGGACGGGGGAATTCTTCAGTCGGAATGACAGAAGGTGTACAACCCTGTCCTGTCTGTATAGAAAAGCAAAAAAAGCCCCGCCAAATTGACGGGGTTGAGGTACGAGCGTGGCGCTCGGAAATCGTTGCAAGCAGGCCTCCCCGGTTACGGGGAGGCCGCTGCGGCTTACAGCAGGATCGTGCGGATGTCGTTCAGCAACTGGCTCAGACGCTGGGTAAAGCGTGCAGCGGCCGCGCCGTTGATCACACGGTGATCGTAGGACAGCGACAGCGGCAGCATCAGCTTCGGCTGGAACGCTTTACCGTCCCAGACTGGCTGGATAGTGGCCTTGGACACACCCAGGATCGCCACTTCCGGCGCGTTGACGATTGGCGTGAAGCCAGTGCCGCCAATGTGACCGAGGCTGGAGATGGTGAAGCAAGCGCCTTGCATGTCGTCTGCGGTCAGCTTCTTGTCGCGCGCCTTGGCAGCCAGGGCAGCGGCCTCAGCGGCAAGCTGCAGCAGGCTCTTCTGATCGACGTTCTTGATGACCGGTACCAGCAGGCCATCCGGGGTATCGACGGCAAAACCAATGTGGACGTACTTCTTGCGAATGATCGCCTTGCCGCTTGGCGCCAGCGAGCTGTTGAAGTCCGGCAGCTCCTTGAGCAGGTGCGCACAGGCCTTGAGCAGCAATGGCAGCACGGTCAGTTTCACGCCGGCTTTTTCGGCCACGGCTTTCTGCGCGACGCGGAAAGCTTCCAGGTCGGTGATGTCGGCCTGGTCGAACTGAGTCACGTGCGGAATGTTCAGCCAGCTGCGGTGCAGGCTCGACGCGCCGATTTGCATCAGGCGGGTCATCGGCACTTCTTCGGTTTCGCCGAAGCGGCTGAAGTCCACCACCGGAATCGGTGGAATGCCCGCGCCGCCCGTTGCAGCGCCGGCAGCCGGAGCTTCCTTGGCCTTCTGCATCATGGCTTTGACGTAAACCTGCACGTCTTCCTTCAGCACGCGACCGTGCGGGCCAGTGGCCGACACAGCGTTCAGCTCGACGCCGAATTCACGGGCCAGTTGACGTACAGCCGGGCCGGCGTGAACCTTGGCACCGCTAGGCGCAGGCGCGGTAGCAGCAGGGGCCGGTGCGGCCTCGGCTTTTGTGGCAGGTGCAGGTGCGGCGGCCGGTGCGGCTTCAGCTTTTGCAGTTGCCGGAGCAGCGGCAGGTGCTGGCGCGGCAGCAGGCGCAGCGCCTTGTACTTTCAGCTTGAGGATGAAGTCACCGGTGCCGACTTCGTCTTCCAGCTTGACCGCGATGCTCTCCACCACGCCGGCAGCCGGCGATGGGATTTCCATGGAGGCTTTGTCGGACTCCAAAGTGATCAGCGACTGATCGGCTTCGACGGTGTCGCCCACCTTGACCAGCAACTCGATGATCTTGGCCTTGCCCGACGAACCGATGTCCGGCACGTGAATATCCTGCACGGTGGCGGCGGCAGGTGCGGCGGCCGGGGCTGGGGCAGCCTCGGCAGCAGCGGCAGGCTTTTCAGCGGCAGGTGCAGGTGCAGGTGCGGCAGCGGCAGCAGGTGCCGCCGCGTCGGCGGCGCCTTCGATTTCCAGTTCCAGCAGTTCGTCGCCTTCTTTCAGGCGGTCGCCCAGCTTCACTTTCAGGCTCTTGACCACGCCGGCCTTGGGAGCAGGGATTTCCATGCTCGCCTTGTCCGACTCCAGGGTCAGGATGCTCTGGTCGGCTTCGACTTTGTCGCCGACCTTCACAAACAGCTCGATTACTTCACCTTCACCGCTGCCGATGTCAGGTACGCGAATGAGTTCGCTCACAAAAAATCTCCTCAGCAGTCCAGTGGGTTGCGTTTTTCCGGGTTGATCCCGAACTTGACGATGGCGTCAGCCACCACCTTGGGTTCGATCTCACCACGGTCAGCCAAGGCTTCCAGGGCTGCCAACACCACGAAGTGACGGTCGACTTCGAAGAAGTGACGCAGCTTCTTGCGGCTGTCACTGCGACCGAAACCGTCGGTGCCCAGGACTTTGAATTCCTTGGACGGGACCCACTGGCGAATTTGTTCGGCAAACAGTTTCATGTAGTCGGTAGAGGCAATGACTGGACCTTTACGGCCGGCCAGGCACTCTTCGACATAGCTCTTGGCTGGCTTCTGGCCAGGGTGCAGGCGGTTGCTGCGCTCCACGGCCAGGCCGTCGCGACGCAGTTCGTTGAAGCTGGTAACGCTCCACACGTCGGCGCCGACGTTGAATTCGTCACGCAGGATCTTCGCCGCTTCACGCACTTCACGCAGGATGGTGCCGGAGCCCATCAGTTGCACGTGGTGCGCCGCTTCCTTGGTGTCTTCTTCGAGCAGGTACATGCCCTTGATGATGCCTTCTTCCACGCCGGCCGGCATGGCTGGCTGCTGGTAGGACTCGTTCATCACGGTGATGTAGTAGAAAACGTCCTGCTGCTCTTCGGTCATCTTCTTCATGCCGTCCTGGATGATCACCGCCAGCTCGTAGCCGTAGGTTGGATCAAAGGTGCGGCAGTTCGGGATGGTGGCAGCCAGGATGTGGCTGTGACCGTCTTCGTGTTGCAGGCCTTCGCCGTTCAGTGTGGTGCGGCCGGCGGTACCGCCGATCAGGAAACCACGGGTACGGCTGTCGCCTGCTGCCCAAGCCAGGTCGCCAATACGCTGGAAGCCGAACATCGAATAGAAGATGTAGAACGGCAGCATCGGCTGGTTGTGGCTGGAGTACGAAGTACCGGCAGCGATGAAGGAGCTCATGGCGCCCGCTTCGTTGATGCCTTCTTCGAGGATCTGGCCCTTTTTGTCTTCCTTGTAGAACATCACCTGGTCTTTATCGACTGGCTCGTAGAGCTGGCCGACGGATGAGTAGATGCCCAACTGACGGAACATGCCTTCCATGCCGAAGGTACGGGCTTCGTCCGGGATGATCGGGACGATGCGCGGGCCGATGTCCTTGTCCTTGACCAACTGCGCGAGGATCCGCACGAAGGCCATGGTGGTGGAGATTTCACGGTCGCCCGAACCGTCCAGGATTGCCTTGAGCGTGCTCAGGTCCGGGGTTGGTACGGCAAAGCTGTTGGCGCGGCGCTGTGGCACGAAACCACCCAGCGCGGAGCGGCGCTCGGCCAGGTAGCGGGCTTCGGCGCTGTTTGGCTCCGGCTTGAAGAACGGCAGGTTTTCCAGCTCTTCATCCTTGACCGGGATGTCGAAGCGGTCGCGGAACAACTTCAGGCTGTCGACATCGACTTTCTTGGTGTTGTGCGCAGTGTTTTTCGCTTCGCCGGCACCGGTGCCATAACCCTTGATGGTCTTGGCCAGGATGACGGTCGGTTGTTCTTTGTGGTTGACCGCTTCGTGGTAAGCCGCATAGACCTTGTACGGGTCGTGGCCGCCACGGTTGAGCTTCCAGATCTCGTCGTCGGACAGGTCGGCAACCATCGCCTTGAGTTCAGGCGTGTTGAAGAAGTGCTCGCGCACGAACGCGCCGTCTTTGGCTTTGTAGTTCTGGTATTCGCCGTCGATGACTTCGTCCATGCGGCGTTGCAGGATGCCGTCGACGTCCTTGGCCAGCAGTGGGTCCCAGAAACGGCCCCAGATGACTTTGGTCACGTTCCACTGAGCACCACGGAACACGCCTTCGAGTTCCTGGATGATCTTGCCGTTGCCGCGAACCGGGCCGTCGAGGCGCTGCAGGTTGCAGTTGATGACGAAGATCAGGTTGTCCAGCTTCTCGCGGCCGGCCAGGGAGATAGCGCCCAGGGATTCAGGCTCGTCGCATTCGCCATCGCCCAGGAAGCACCAGACTTTCTGCTTGCCTTCAGGGATGAAGCCACGGGCTTCCAGGTACTTCATGAAGCGTGCCTGGTAGATCGCTTGAATGGGGCCCAGACCCATGGAAACGGTCGGGAACTGCCAGAAATCAGGCATCAGCCAAGGGTGCGGGTAGGACGACAGGCCCTGACCGTCGACTTCCTGGCGGAAGTTGTTCATTTGTTCTTCGCTGATGCGACCTTCCATGAACGCACGAGCGTAGACGCCTGGCGAGGTGTGGCCCTGGAAGTAGATCAGGTCACCGCCGTGTTCGTCGGTCGGGGCCTGGAAGAAGTAGTTGAAACCGATGTCATACAGGGTTGCGCTGGAAGCGAAGCTGGAGATGTGACCGCCCAGGTCCGAATCTTTCAAGTTCGTGCGCATTACCATCGCCATGGCGTTCCAACGTACCAGCGAGCGAATGCGGCGTTCCATGAACAGGTCGCCAGGCATGCGTGCTTCGTGGGTAACGGGGATGGTGTTGCGGTATGGCGTGGTGATGGCGTAAGGCAGTTGCGAGCCGCTGCGGGTCGCGAGTTCGCCCATACGGGTCATCAGATAGTGAGCACGGTCTTCGCCTTCTTTGTCGAGAACCGATTCCAGGGCGTCCAGCCATTCCTGGGTTTCGACGGGATCGAGGTCTTGCATGGCTTGCTCCAGGGCGGAAAGGCTACCAGAATCGGTTGCCTGAAGTTTGCGACTGGCCTTGTGGGCAGACGACATAAATTCTTGGATGGCCGAAGGTTGCTTCGGCGTCCTGTAGTTTTACTACAAATCGTCGGCCATTTCAGCCTTTCGAATGTATATACGAGTAGTAAAACTACACAAGACTGAGCGGATTGCTCGGTCTGGCTGGTGAGCATAATCGTTATTGTTGATCTTTTGCGAACAAGAAAAGGTATGAGTTTAATGTTGCCTGCCAAAAATTATGAATTTTCAGCTATTTATAACCTTTGTTCGACAGTCCTCCATCGGGCGTGGTGCTTGCCTTCACAACTACAAGCCATTTACGCGCCGATGGAGGATAGACCATGAGCCTGCCAACGCTGGCCGAATTGCCCACCCTTCTTCTTCCGATTGCCCAGCGCGCCGAGCAGTCATTTCGTGACGCGGTGGCCACGCTGGACGACGATCATGGCCTTTCTACGTGGACCTCGCAACGGTGGGCCGATTTTGCCCGCGTCTGCGCCGCCAGTGATTTCGTTATTGAACAGAGTGTTCGTGACCCTTTGATGTTGCTCGAGCTGGCCGCCTGGGGCGAGCTGGACCGTGGCTTCGTCCCAGGCGAGCTGTGCGGTCAGATCGCCGGCGCCGTGCAACAGGCTGAAACAGAAGATGAACTGGGCCGCCTGTTGCGTCGTCAACGTACCCGCCAGCAAGTGCGCATCATCTGGCGCGACCTCACCCGCCAGGCGGACCTGGTGCAAACCTGTCGTGACCTTTCCGACATGGCTGACGCCAGCATCGACCAGGCCTACCAGTGGCTCTACCAGCACCACTGCGCACAGTTCGGCACGCCGACGGGCCGGCGCAGCGGCGAGCCGCAGCACATGGTCATCCTCGGCATGGGCAAGCTCGGCGCGGTGGAGTTGAACCTCTCGTCCGATATCGACCTGATTTTCGCCTACCCCGAGGGCGGCGAAACAGTGGGCGTGAAGCGCGCCCTGGATAACCAGGAGTTTTTCATCCGCCTGGGTCAAAAACTGATCAAGGCGCTGGACCCGATGACCGTCGACGGCTTTGTGTTCCGCGTCGATATGCGCTTGCGTCCCTATGGTTCGGCCGGCGCGTTGGTGCTCAGTTTCAACGCGCTGGAGCAGTACTACCAGGACCAGGGCCGCGACTGGGAACGCTACGCCATGATCAAGGCGCGGGTAGTTGCCGGCGACCAGGTGGCCGGTGCGCAATTGCTGGAGATGCTGCGGCCTTTCGTCTACCGCCGTTACTTGGACTTCTCTGCCATCGAAGCGCTGCGCACCATGAAGCATCTGATCCAGCAGGAAGTGCGGCGCAAAGGCATGGCCGACAACATCAAGCTGGGCTCGGGCGGCATCCGCGAAGTGGAATTTATCGCCCAGGCGTTCCAACTGATCCACGGCGGCCGCGACCTGAGCCTGCAACAGCGACCGTTGCTCAAAGTGCTCGGCACCCTGGAGGGGCAGGGCTACTTGCCGGCGGCGGTGATCGCCGAGTTGCGCAACGGCTATGAATTTCTGCGCTACACCGAACACGCGATCCAGGCGATTGCCGACCGGCAGACACAAATGCTCCCGGACAACCCGCAGGACCAGGCGCGCATGGCCTTCATGCTGGGCTTTGCCGACTGGGCCGCGTTCCATGAGCGCCTGATGTATTGGCGTGGTCGGGTGGATTGGCACTTTCGCCAAGTGATCGCCGACCCGGATGAAGAAGACGGCGCCGAAAGCGAACTGGTGGTGGGCGGTGAATGGTTGCCACTGTGGGAGGAATCCCAGGATGAAGACGCCGCCTGCCGCCAATTGGCTGAAGGCGGTTTTACCGACGCGCCCAAGGCCCTCAAGGCTCTCGCCAGTTTGCGCGGCAGCCCGCAATTGCGCGCCATGCAGCGCCTCGGTCGCGAGCGGCTGGATGCGTTTATCCCGCGCCTGCTCGCCCAGGCCGTCGAACACGCCAACCCGGACCTGGTGCTGGAGCGCGTGTTGCCGTTGGTCGAGGCCGTCGCCCGTCGTTCCGCTTATCTGGTGCTGCTCACCGAAAACCCCGACGCCCTGCGCCGCCTGTTGACCCTGTGCGCCGCCAGCCCGTGGATCGCCGAGCAGATCACCCGTTTCCCGCTGTTGTTGGACGAGTTGCTTAACGAGGGCCGGCTGTTCAAGCCGCCGCTGGCGCCGGAATTGGCCGCCGAACTGCGCGAGCGCCTCACGCGCATCCCCGAGGACGACCTTGAGCAGCAGATGGAAGCCCTGCGTCACTTCAAGCTCGCTCACCGCCTGCGCGTGGCGGCCTCGGAAATCGCCGGCAGCCTGCCGTTGATGAAAGTCAGCGACTACCTGACCTGGCTCGCCGAAGCCATCCTCGAACAAGTGCTGGCCCTGGCCTGGCGCCAGACCGTGGCGCGCCACGGCTCGCCGCAGCGGCTGGACGGCACCCTGTGCGATCCTGGGTTCATCATTGTCGGTTATGGGAAAGTCGGCGGCATTGAACTGGGGCATGGTTCGGACCTGGACCTGGTGTTTATCCACGACGGCGACCCTCAGGCCGAAACCGATGGCGCCAAGCCGATCGATGGCGCGCAGTTCTTCACGCGCCTGGGCCAGCGCATCATTCACCTGCTCACCACCCAGACCAACTCCGGCCAGTTGTACGAAGTGGACATGCGCCTGCGACCGTCGGGGGCATCCGGTTTGTTGGTGAGTTCCCTCGGTGCGTTTGATCGCTATCAAGAAAATGAAGCCTGGACCTGGGAACATCAGGCCTTGATCCGCGCAAGGGTGTTGGTGGGCAGCCAGGATGTGGGCCGTGCGTTCGAGCAGGTACGGGCTAAAGTGTTGGGGCGTGAACGGGACCTCGCCAAGCTGCGCCAGGAAGTCAGTGAGATGCGTGCCAAGATGCGCGATAACCTGGGTACCAAGGCCACGCTGGCCGGTACCGGCGCCAATGCCTTCGAAGCCACGGTGGCGTTCGACCTCAAGCAGGACGCCGGAGGTATCGTCGATATTGAATTTATGGTGCAATACGCGGCTTTGGCGTGGTCTGCGCAACATCCATCGTTGCTGCGCTATACCGACAATATCCGCATTCTGGAAGGCCTGGAGCAGGTGGGGCTGATGCCCGCCGCCGATGCCCATCTGCTGCGCGAGGTGTATAAGGCCTACCGTTCCGCCGCGCATCGCCAGGCCTTGCAAAACGAGGCCGGTACGGTAGCCGGGGATCAGTTCGCCGATGAGCGGCGGCAAGTGATGCGTATCTGGCAGGAGCTGGGGTTGAGCTGAAA
This region of Pseudomonas asgharzadehiana genomic DNA includes:
- the aceE gene encoding pyruvate dehydrogenase (acetyl-transferring), homodimeric type; this encodes MQDLDPVETQEWLDALESVLDKEGEDRAHYLMTRMGELATRSGSQLPYAITTPYRNTIPVTHEARMPGDLFMERRIRSLVRWNAMAMVMRTNLKDSDLGGHISSFASSATLYDIGFNYFFQAPTDEHGGDLIYFQGHTSPGVYARAFMEGRISEEQMNNFRQEVDGQGLSSYPHPWLMPDFWQFPTVSMGLGPIQAIYQARFMKYLEARGFIPEGKQKVWCFLGDGECDEPESLGAISLAGREKLDNLIFVINCNLQRLDGPVRGNGKIIQELEGVFRGAQWNVTKVIWGRFWDPLLAKDVDGILQRRMDEVIDGEYQNYKAKDGAFVREHFFNTPELKAMVADLSDDEIWKLNRGGHDPYKVYAAYHEAVNHKEQPTVILAKTIKGYGTGAGEAKNTAHNTKKVDVDSLKLFRDRFDIPVKDEELENLPFFKPEPNSAEARYLAERRSALGGFVPQRRANSFAVPTPDLSTLKAILDGSGDREISTTMAFVRILAQLVKDKDIGPRIVPIIPDEARTFGMEGMFRQLGIYSSVGQLYEPVDKDQVMFYKEDKKGQILEEGINEAGAMSSFIAAGTSYSSHNQPMLPFYIFYSMFGFQRIGDLAWAAGDSRTRGFLIGGTAGRTTLNGEGLQHEDGHSHILAATIPNCRTFDPTYGYELAVIIQDGMKKMTEEQQDVFYYITVMNESYQQPAMPAGVEEGIIKGMYLLEEDTKEAAHHVQLMGSGTILREVREAAKILRDEFNVGADVWSVTSFNELRRDGLAVERSNRLHPGQKPAKSYVEECLAGRKGPVIASTDYMKLFAEQIRQWVPSKEFKVLGTDGFGRSDSRKKLRHFFEVDRHFVVLAALEALADRGEIEPKVVADAIVKFGINPEKRNPLDC
- the glnE gene encoding bifunctional [glutamate--ammonia ligase]-adenylyl-L-tyrosine phosphorylase/[glutamate--ammonia-ligase] adenylyltransferase — translated: MSLPTLAELPTLLLPIAQRAEQSFRDAVATLDDDHGLSTWTSQRWADFARVCAASDFVIEQSVRDPLMLLELAAWGELDRGFVPGELCGQIAGAVQQAETEDELGRLLRRQRTRQQVRIIWRDLTRQADLVQTCRDLSDMADASIDQAYQWLYQHHCAQFGTPTGRRSGEPQHMVILGMGKLGAVELNLSSDIDLIFAYPEGGETVGVKRALDNQEFFIRLGQKLIKALDPMTVDGFVFRVDMRLRPYGSAGALVLSFNALEQYYQDQGRDWERYAMIKARVVAGDQVAGAQLLEMLRPFVYRRYLDFSAIEALRTMKHLIQQEVRRKGMADNIKLGSGGIREVEFIAQAFQLIHGGRDLSLQQRPLLKVLGTLEGQGYLPAAVIAELRNGYEFLRYTEHAIQAIADRQTQMLPDNPQDQARMAFMLGFADWAAFHERLMYWRGRVDWHFRQVIADPDEEDGAESELVVGGEWLPLWEESQDEDAACRQLAEGGFTDAPKALKALASLRGSPQLRAMQRLGRERLDAFIPRLLAQAVEHANPDLVLERVLPLVEAVARRSAYLVLLTENPDALRRLLTLCAASPWIAEQITRFPLLLDELLNEGRLFKPPLAPELAAELRERLTRIPEDDLEQQMEALRHFKLAHRLRVAASEIAGSLPLMKVSDYLTWLAEAILEQVLALAWRQTVARHGSPQRLDGTLCDPGFIIVGYGKVGGIELGHGSDLDLVFIHDGDPQAETDGAKPIDGAQFFTRLGQRIIHLLTTQTNSGQLYEVDMRLRPSGASGLLVSSLGAFDRYQENEAWTWEHQALIRARVLVGSQDVGRAFEQVRAKVLGRERDLAKLRQEVSEMRAKMRDNLGTKATLAGTGANAFEATVAFDLKQDAGGIVDIEFMVQYAALAWSAQHPSLLRYTDNIRILEGLEQVGLMPAADAHLLREVYKAYRSAAHRQALQNEAGTVAGDQFADERRQVMRIWQELGLS
- the aceF gene encoding dihydrolipoyllysine-residue acetyltransferase, producing MSELIRVPDIGSGEGEVIELFVKVGDKVEADQSILTLESDKASMEIPAPKAGVVKSLKVKLGDRLKEGDELLELEIEGAADAAAPAAAAAPAPAPAAEKPAAAAEAAPAPAAAPAAATVQDIHVPDIGSSGKAKIIELLVKVGDTVEADQSLITLESDKASMEIPSPAAGVVESIAVKLEDEVGTGDFILKLKVQGAAPAAAPAPAAAPATAKAEAAPAAAPAPATKAEAAPAPAATAPAPSGAKVHAGPAVRQLAREFGVELNAVSATGPHGRVLKEDVQVYVKAMMQKAKEAPAAGAATGGAGIPPIPVVDFSRFGETEEVPMTRLMQIGASSLHRSWLNIPHVTQFDQADITDLEAFRVAQKAVAEKAGVKLTVLPLLLKACAHLLKELPDFNSSLAPSGKAIIRKKYVHIGFAVDTPDGLLVPVIKNVDQKSLLQLAAEAAALAAKARDKKLTADDMQGACFTISSLGHIGGTGFTPIVNAPEVAILGVSKATIQPVWDGKAFQPKLMLPLSLSYDHRVINGAAAARFTQRLSQLLNDIRTILL
- a CDS encoding putative bifunctional diguanylate cyclase/phosphodiesterase, with translation MKSQPDVARMAAEVVTQLPVPSRLGMLRFERLNEASWALLYLDPNCERQFGLSAVELCALIGTPYASLMEPQARYQLHDTIQQQLSQSPHYLVRYTLHTNDGPLSLLEMGEAYKQHNRHLLRGYLMVVDGLFSEIPLPAPTQDLESQNNRLQIALELNQRAQQEQLQHLERVRAQQELILLLARQRYTANNSLQEAAELITRSACDIYQIDCASLWNLEGQRLTPISAYHRADQQYHLPDPIDAGCFPDYLEALHTSRAIDANNAMRDPRTREMAENLRAKDIHAMLDASIRVDGQVVGVLCLEQGGSSRVWQADEIAFAGELADQFAQVINNHNRRTATSALHLFQRAVEQSANAFLLVNCDGVVEYVNPSFTAITQYSAEEVHGHRLAQLPALENLSELLFDAPSSLAKSNSWQGEFKSRRKNLEPYWGQLSISKVYGDNRELTHYIGIYEDITQTKLAQQRIERLAYTDNLTNLGNRPAFIRNLDERFARDSDTPISLLLVDIDNFKRINDSLGHQTGDKLLISLARRLRNSLSTGGSLARFASNEFAVLLDDTDLESGQQVASQLLATLDKPMFVDNQLISVTGSVGLACAPLHGRDPQTLMRNAGLALHKAKANGKHQVQVFTEALNAEASYKLFVENNLRRALTQNELDVFYQPKLCLRSGRLLGMEALLRWNHPEKGMIRPDQFISVAEETGLIIPIGKWIARQACRMSKRLSAAGMGNLQVAINLSPKQFSDPDLVASIAAILKEEDLPANLLELELTEGLLLEATEDTRLQLDQLKSFGLTLAMDDFGTGYSSLSYLKKFPIDIIKIDRSFIHEIPDNQDDMEITSAVIAMAHNLKLKVVAEGIETAEQLAFLRRHRCDVGQGYLFDRPIPGAELLTMLKRYPRGPIA